The following is a genomic window from Penaeus vannamei isolate JL-2024 chromosome 27, ASM4276789v1, whole genome shotgun sequence.
TAGTGACGGATTTGTCGGTGTCGTCGAAGAGAAGTCGTGCGtcgtttttgttggtggtgtcgGCTGCGTGCGTGAGGGCGgccagggcgaggaggagggcggcgaAGGTGATTCCTGCAAAGGGATGGTTCAGTAGTTGGCGCTTTATCCAGAATGATTGGCGGTGATAATGCTTagcagaaataacaaaaacatgtatgtttatatgtatatacatacataaacataagcacatacatatatatgtgtatgtgtgtgagagagagagagagatagggaagataaATCCactgaataaaaaacaaaggaatttCACTCTCTGAAACATGTTTAGAACAGGATGATGTCTACTCCATTGGTTCTTTAAGTTTCCaatacccaaacacatacacgaacttGGCATTCACATTCCACATGTACAATTTCATATCGACGTGTGTATACTGtatagtatacacacaaacacccagacacgTATTTGCATATACTATAATAGGTAAGCGTTTGACCGTACCGTGAGCGGCCATTGTGTAGCGCAAAAGCTTATTAAGCGGGACAAGCAGTAGATTAGATCGTCACGCGATGGTGTTCACAGGATGACTGGTTCCTCAAAGGCCTCCGTGGTTGCTTAAGTAGTCCTACGGGGAGAGGTAAATTACCTGCATTGAAGGCACACTTTCTCTCCTTGGGGGCGTGgatatggatttatatacatatagatgtagatggatAATTGTACATATACAGAAGAAatgcaaatagatacatacataggtatgtgaAAATATTGGTAGATAATGTAAAattggaggtggatgtgtttgtatttttcaaTATATGCAAATTAGTCCGGGATCCGATCCTATTCTGTTTGGTTCGAAGAGACCGATAGGTCATGCatcctgccacacacacacacacacacacacacacacatgtatatatatatatactgatatgtatgcatctataaacatacattcatatagatacgcacatgtaaatatatatatatatatatatatatatatatatatatatatatatatatgtatatatatatatacttctatatatacatatataatatatatatatatatatatatatatatatatatatatatatatatatatatatatacttctatatatacatatgtaatatatatatatatatatatatatatatatatatatatatatacttctatatataatatatatatatatgtatatatacatatatatatatatatatatatatatatataatatatatatgtatgtatgtatgtatatacatacacacacgaacacatgcattCCGTAGAGGGAAAACACTTCACCTGGACTCGGACACCTGACCTTTGAAGACACTTTCCCTAGGCGAGAGTGTCCGTTTCCTGTTGCCCTCCTTATGATGTTCTTAAAGTCTCATTCTCACTTTATTTGTTCGACTTTTTGTCTGTGCATTTCgtgtcgttttctttgtcttttatttgatGTCAAGATCTGATTTCGTTTTACTATAGACTGTGAGTGCGACCAGAAATATCATTTCCATTTCGATAGATATTTAATCTTTGTTTATAATCGAAGCTTTTATGATACTATGTATCACGACACGTTGGTACTGATAtacaatatctatgtatatgcatctacatctacacgcgtatatgcatatacacacatatagaaatctatctatctatctatctatctatctatctatctatctatctatgtatctatctatctatctatataaagggAACAATCACGATAACTCATCAGATGTTTCGATtcaatttaatttcttattgtctcttttttattattctattacctTTCTGTACACGCTACTGCATTCATGGTTTTGTTcgtttacatatatgcaaataaagaaaGGCTCCTGCACATATATTTAGTTTTGATGCGACAATATTGATGTTTCGCCGCTCCCACTTAACGTCAATGGTGATAACCaagcgataaaaataataaatcatgataaagaattcaagaaaaagaaggaatgagaaagtcaTAAATGATTGGTTACAGATATCTGATTCgatgataactgatgataacACACTGATAaaagacacattcacacatacgcacacacacacacaaacagaattaCATGCAACTACTTTGTTGAAATAAGGCAACATTTACCCCCATTCTGTCTACGTAAATCGGTCTTCAACTTTTCACTTCAtgctaattcttcttattatttttttctttcccacatGGCTACAGAGAGCTCTTCTTGGTTGATGGCAGATGATAACGCTTTGATAAGGGACGGTATCTTTACccacacatacctacatgcacgcacacacttatatgtcaTTGCTTTGAAGAAATACATCAATATTTTTCCTGTTCAGTCTGAGCATGTCTGGCTtcaacttttctctttttattctcttacgTGCATAGGAAGAAttaaagttaaagaaagaaagaaagaaaaaaagaacgatttTACATTACCAGAATTTAAATcaatttgaattttgaattagaagaaatgggaaagaaaagagataatgataaaaaacgaggggtagatggatggttatctatagagaacagaaaagataggagaaagaaaagggaaaaggagataagacagcttaagataaggagaaaggagagacaaagaaaatgggaaagaaaacgaaagagaaagagcgacagggaGAGACCAAATCGAAATGATAAATGATTTAATTTCACGTCAGAAGGACAGTCAAAAACagtacataaacaaaacaatttaTTTACATCATAAATTAAATAGAATATAACAAACAAAAGATCAACAGATCAGTCACAGGTTCCACTGTCTACTGTGACGaccaggagaaaaagaaaaatcacagcaAGTTGAACAGTTTGAAAATAAATGCACAGAACAACAGGTATTTCGTTATGTAAGCATATTCGATTCTCGAATATTTATGTTCACGGTCTCTACTGGAACTTGTTGACAGCATCATCAATCAATTGATGGACGAAGGTGGTCTTATCATCGTAGGCTGGAGCAGGGGCAGCATAAGAGCTGTCGAAATAGAGTTTGGAATTAATATAATGTTATTAGTTACGGTTTCATATAAACTAATTTCACTATACAATTCTTATCAACTAAGAGATCAATTTCAGAACGCCAAAGCCTCTTAAGACGAAGCGAAACTCACGTAGCGGCGTAGTCGTAGGGCTGAGCAACCTTGGCCGTTGTCCCGAAGAGCCCCAGGAAAGACGCGACCAAGAGCAGGCCGACGGCGATGGCCCCGATGTAGAAGAGGGACGCGCCGCCGATAGTGACGGATTTGTCGGTGTCGTCGAAGAGAAGTCGTGCGtcgtttttgttggtggtgtcgGCTGCGTGCGTGAGGGCGgccagggcgaggaggagggcggcgaAGGTGATTCCTGCAAAGGGATGGTTCAGTAGTTGGCACTTTATCCAGAATGATTGGCGGTGATGATGCTtagcagaaataacaaaaaacatctatgtatgtttataagtatatacatacatatacataaacacatacatatatgtgtgtatgtgtgtgtgagagagacagggaagataaATCCactaaaaaagacaaaacaaaaaaactttagaCGTCTGAGATTCAACTCTTCAAATTCATTCTATTGAGGAATTTCACTCTCTGAAACATGTTAAGAACAGGATGATGTCTACTCCATTGGTTCTTTAAGTTTCCaatacccaaacacatacacgaacttGGCATTCACATTCCACATGTCACTATATCATATCGACGTGTGTATACTGTACAGTATTTTCACACAAATACCAAGGCACGTATTTGCATATACTATAATAGGTAAGCGTTTGACCGTACCGTGAGCGGCCATTGTGTAGCGCAAAAGCTTATTAAGCGGAAGACAAGCAGTAGATTAGATCGTCACGCGATGGTGTTCACAGGATGACTGGTTCCTCAAAGGCCTCCGTGGTTGCTTAAGTAGTCCTACGGGGAGAGGTAAATTACCTGCATTGAAGGCACACTTTCTCTCCTTGGGGGCGTGgatatggatttatatacatatagatgtagatggatgaatatacatatacagaagaaatgcagatagatacataggtaagtGAACTTATTGGTAGATAATGCAAAATTGGAGGttgatgtgtttgtatttttttaatatatgcaaATAGTCCGGGATCCGATCCTCTTCTGTTTGGTTCGAAGAGACCGATAGGTCATGCATCCTTTTTTCGGgtactgccacacacacacacacacacacacacacacacacacacacacacacacacacacacacacacacacacacacatatatatatatatatatatatatatatatatatatatatatatatatatatatatgcacacacaaacacacacacacgcacatacacgaacacatgcaTTCCGTAGAGGGAAAACACTTCACCTGGACTCGGACACCTGACCTTTGAAGACACTTTCCCTAGGCGAGAGTGTCCGTTTCCTGTTGCCCTCCTTATGATGTTCTTAAAGTCTCATTCTCACTTTATTTGTTCGACTCTGTCTGTGCATTTCgtgtcgttttctttgtcttttatttgatATGAAGATCTGATTTCGTTTTACTAAAGACTGTGAGTGCGACCAGAAATATAATTTCCATTTCAATAGATATTTAATCTTTCTTTATAATCGAAGCTTTTATGTTAATACTACGTATCACGACACATTGGTACTgatatacaatatctatctatatgcatctacatcgacacacgtatgtgcatacacacacacatataggaatctaaatatatatatgtatatatatatatatatatatacatatgtatatatattatatatatataaaggaaataatcACGATAACATCAAATGTTTCGATtcaatttaatttcttattgtgactctttttttataatcttattttctttgtgtacACGCTACTTCATTCATGgttttgttcatttatgtatatgcaaataaagaAAATCTCATGCACATATATTTAGTTTTAATGCGACACTATTGATGTTTCGCCGCTCCCACTTAACGTCAACGGTGATAATCAAGCGATAAAAGTAACAAATCTTGATAAAGTGttcaagagaaagaaggaatgagaaagtcaTAAATAGCTGGCTACA
Proteins encoded in this region:
- the LOC113817312 gene encoding uncharacterized protein isoform X2, coding for MAAHGITFAALLLALAALTHAADTTNKNDARLLFDDTDKSVTIGGASLFYIGAIAVGLLLVASFLGLFGTTAKVAQPYDYAATSYAAPAPAYDDKTTFVHQLIDDAVNKFQ
- the LOC113817312 gene encoding uncharacterized protein isoform X3; translation: MAAHGITFAALLLALAALTHAADTTNKNDARLLFDDTDKSVTIGGASLFYIGAIAVGLLLVASFLGLFGTTAKVAQPYDYAATSYAAPAPAYDDKTTFVHQLIDDAVNKFQ